Proteins encoded by one window of Primulina huaijiensis isolate GDHJ02 chromosome 1, ASM1229523v2, whole genome shotgun sequence:
- the LOC140985098 gene encoding uncharacterized protein: MSTSSSATATQPDLSSDSIDPIFHLIRILPFSVLRPPRLRLKLPSFTLPSAMTVFSLVLLTYFMVVSGIVYDVIVEPPGIGSTQDRFTGSVRPVVFLPGRVNGQYIIEGLSSGFMFVLGGIGIVLLDLALDKNRAKSVKVSYASAGVSFVVISYVMSMLFIRIKIPAYLR; encoded by the coding sequence ATGTCAACTTCAAGCTCCGCCACTGCGACCCAACCCGATCTGTCGTCCGACTCCATCGATCCGATCTTCCATCTCATCCGGATCCTACCCTTCTCTGTCCTCCGGCCGCCGCGACTCCGCCTGAAGCTGCCGTCCTTCACTCTCCCTTCCGCCATGACAGTATTCTCCCTGGTCCTCCTCACATACTTCATGGTCGTATCCGGTATCGTCTACGACGTCATTGTGGAGCCGCCGGGCATCGGATCCACCCAGGATCGCTTCACTGGGTCGGTTCGACCTGTGGTCTTCCTTCCGGGTCGGGTGAATGGCCAGTACATTATCGAGGGTCTCTCATCGGGGTTCATGTTTGTTCTTGGAGGCATCGGAATCGTGCTGCTGGATCTGGCGCTGGATAAGAACAGGGCGAAGAGTGTGAAGGTGTCGTACGCGTCAGCTGGAGTTTCTTTTGTTGTGATTTCTTATGTTATGAGTATGCTCTTTATTCGCATTAAGATCCCGGCGTACCTTCGCTGA